TCATACGGCCCGTTCGCGGGCCAGTCATGCCGGTCACCCAGGTGGCCGGCATTTTTTTTGCCGGTTCGCCACAGAACGTTCTGCGTTAGTGTTTACACCACTCAAAAAATCCTCAATATTCACTCTCTCCACCCCGCCATTCAATGAGAGGTCCCATGAACCGACCCGCTTTTATCCGTCACTGGCGTGAGCTGGAGGGCGAAGATAATGAACATTACCCGGACAGCGACGAGCTGATGTCAATTGGCGCGCCGCTGGGCAGGGCACTGGGGCTGACAAAGCTGGGCATCCATCATGAGCGGCTGCTGCCCGGCCGGCGTATGTCCTATCCGCACGCGGAAAGTGCGGAAGAGGAGTTTGCCTGGGTGCTGCAGGGCGAGCCGGCCGTGTGGATCAACGGCGAACTGTGGCCGCTGAAACCGGGCGACGCGGTGGCATTTCCGGCGGGCACCGGCATCTGCCATACCTTTATTAACAACGGCGACAGCGAAGCACATCTGCTGATCGTTGGCGAAGCGAGCAAGCCGGAAAACCGCATCTGGTATCCGAAGAATACGGCGTATCTCGCCACCCGTCCCGACCGCTGGGAAGATCCGCCACAGCAGTCGTTCGGCCCGCACGATGGGCTTCCTGACGCACACAATAAGGACAAACAATGAAAGTTCTGGGACTGATCGGTGGCATGAGCTGGGAATCCACCGTGCCTTACTACCGGGCGATTAACGAAGGGATTAAACAGCGGCTCGGTGGCCTGCACTCGGCGAAGCTGGTGCTGTGGAGCGTCGATTTTCATGAGATAGAGGCCTGTCAGGCGTGCGGTGACTGGGAGCGGGCCGGGGATACGCTGGCGGACGCGGCGCTGGCATTGAAGGCGGCGGGGGCAGAGGGCATCGTGCTTTGTACCAACACCATGCATAAGGTGGCGCAGCCGATTATTCAACGCAGCGGTCTGCCGTTTATCCATATTGCCGACGGCACGGCGGCGGCGATTAAGCAGGCCGGGCTGTCGCGGGTGGCGCTGCTCGGCACCCGTTACACCATGGAGCAGGATTTCTATCGTGGGCCGATGGCGGCTCAGCATGGTATTGAAACCCTGGTACCGGAGGCGGCAGATCGCGCGGAGATCAACCGCATCATCTTTAACGAGCTGTGCCAGGGGCAGTTAACCGCCGCGTCTAAGGCCTTTTATCAGCGGGTGATCCAGCAGCTGGCGGAGCAGGGCGCAGAAGGGGTGATCTTCGGCTGCACCGAGATCGGCCTGCTGCTCAGCGCCGACGACTGCCCGCTGCCCGTGTTTGATACTACTGCTATACACGCGCAGGCGGCGGTAGAGTTTATGCTGGGATGAGAGATCAGATGAACTGATCCCGAAGGGCCTGGGCTGTCTGCTGTAGTATGAT
This portion of the Erwinia sp. E602 genome encodes:
- a CDS encoding cupin domain-containing protein; protein product: MNRPAFIRHWRELEGEDNEHYPDSDELMSIGAPLGRALGLTKLGIHHERLLPGRRMSYPHAESAEEEFAWVLQGEPAVWINGELWPLKPGDAVAFPAGTGICHTFINNGDSEAHLLIVGEASKPENRIWYPKNTAYLATRPDRWEDPPQQSFGPHDGLPDAHNKDKQ
- a CDS encoding amino acid racemase, with product MKVLGLIGGMSWESTVPYYRAINEGIKQRLGGLHSAKLVLWSVDFHEIEACQACGDWERAGDTLADAALALKAAGAEGIVLCTNTMHKVAQPIIQRSGLPFIHIADGTAAAIKQAGLSRVALLGTRYTMEQDFYRGPMAAQHGIETLVPEAADRAEINRIIFNELCQGQLTAASKAFYQRVIQQLAEQGAEGVIFGCTEIGLLLSADDCPLPVFDTTAIHAQAAVEFMLG